One part of the Burkholderiales bacterium genome encodes these proteins:
- the gap gene encoding type I glyceraldehyde-3-phosphate dehydrogenase — MAIRIAVNGYGRIGRNILRALYESGRNKEIAIVAINDLGNAETNAHLTRYDTVHGRFRGSVEVENDAMIVNGDRINVLAVRNPAELPWKELGVDVVHECTGLFNSKEKAAGHIKAGAKKVLISAPGGKDVDATVVYGVNHRNLKASHTVISNASCTTNCLAPLAKVLHEKIGIVSGLMTTVHAYTNDQVLIDVYHKDLRRGRSATMSMIPTKTGAASALGLVLPELDGKFDGFAVRVPTINVSLVDLSFIAKRPTTVEEVNAVMKQASEGELKSIIDYSDEPLVSIDFNHHSASSIFDASLTKVTGGTLVKVLSWYDNEWGFSNRMLDVTVAWMNAR; from the coding sequence ATGGCTATTCGCATCGCTGTTAACGGTTATGGACGCATCGGACGCAACATTTTGCGCGCTCTCTATGAATCGGGGCGTAACAAGGAAATTGCCATCGTTGCTATCAACGACCTTGGAAACGCCGAAACCAATGCCCATCTTACCCGTTATGACACGGTACACGGGCGATTTCGGGGCAGCGTTGAAGTGGAAAACGACGCTATGATCGTCAATGGCGACCGCATCAACGTGCTAGCCGTGCGCAACCCTGCGGAACTGCCTTGGAAGGAACTCGGTGTAGATGTAGTACACGAATGCACCGGTCTTTTCAACAGCAAGGAGAAGGCCGCGGGGCATATAAAAGCCGGCGCAAAAAAAGTCCTTATTTCCGCTCCGGGGGGCAAGGATGTCGATGCTACCGTGGTCTACGGAGTCAACCATAGAAATCTGAAAGCTTCTCACACGGTAATTTCAAATGCATCGTGCACCACAAATTGTCTTGCGCCGCTTGCCAAAGTTCTGCACGAGAAAATCGGAATTGTCAGTGGTCTGATGACCACAGTGCACGCGTATACCAACGACCAGGTGTTGATCGACGTCTATCACAAGGACCTGCGGCGCGGCCGTTCTGCCACTATGTCCATGATCCCAACCAAAACCGGTGCCGCTTCGGCGCTAGGCCTAGTGTTGCCGGAGCTTGACGGTAAGTTCGACGGCTTCGCAGTGCGCGTACCAACCATCAATGTATCATTGGTGGATTTGAGCTTTATCGCGAAACGCCCGACGACGGTTGAAGAAGTAAATGCGGTGATGAAGCAGGCATCAGAGGGAGAATTAAAAAGCATCATCGACTACAGCGACGAGCCGCTGGTTTCGATCGATTTCAATCATCATTCCGCTTCCTCGATCTTCGACGCGTCACTTACCAAAGTAACTGGGGGCACACTTGTGAAAGTGCTGTCCTGGTATGACAACGAGTGGGGGTTTAGCAACCGCATGCTGGATGTGACGGTTGCATGGATGAACGCAAGATAA
- the pyk gene encoding pyruvate kinase → MLRRTKIVATLGPSSSDPKVLERMIAAGVDMVRMNFSHGSAQDHLQRSETVSEMARKVGRSVGIIADLQGPKIRIGRFEQGKITLRAGDSFVLDTSDKPGNERRVGLDYKELRRDVVPGAVLLLDDGRMVFDVKAVRDDEIVCSVRHGGVLTNNKGINRQGGGLTAPALTEKDRQDIKTAVQLKADYLAVSFAKSGSDMRLARQLLRDAGGHALLIAKIERAEAIPALQEILEACDGIMVARGDLAVEVGDAAVPALQKRMIRVARGMNKLTIIATQMMESMIESPIPTRAEVSDVANAVLEGTDAVMLSAETASGKFPVESVEAMNRVCVEAEKSDEVALDRDFLDRVFTRIDQSIAMAALFTAYHLKIKAIAALTQSGSTALWISRLNCGVPIYALTTETATRHRVCLFRDTYPLMLKYTGQDRQQLLLEVEKELLANKVVREGDLIVLTIGEPIGKSGGTNTMKILKIGQHQNA, encoded by the coding sequence ATGCTGCGTAGAACTAAAATTGTCGCAACGCTCGGACCTTCCTCCAGCGACCCGAAAGTACTTGAACGCATGATAGCTGCCGGCGTCGATATGGTGCGCATGAATTTTTCCCACGGTTCAGCCCAGGATCATCTGCAACGGTCTGAGACGGTGAGCGAAATGGCACGGAAAGTAGGTCGCAGTGTCGGCATCATTGCCGATTTGCAGGGTCCCAAAATCCGCATTGGCAGGTTCGAGCAGGGCAAAATCACGCTGCGCGCTGGCGATTCATTTGTTCTCGACACCAGCGACAAACCGGGCAATGAACGGCGTGTGGGCCTGGATTACAAGGAACTGCGGCGCGATGTCGTCCCGGGCGCGGTGCTGCTGCTCGATGACGGGCGCATGGTGTTCGACGTAAAGGCGGTGCGCGACGACGAGATTGTTTGCAGCGTGAGGCACGGGGGAGTGCTGACTAACAACAAGGGCATCAACCGGCAGGGCGGAGGGCTGACCGCGCCGGCTCTTACTGAAAAAGATCGGCAAGACATCAAAACGGCGGTTCAGCTCAAAGCGGATTATTTGGCGGTATCGTTCGCCAAAAGCGGCTCCGATATGCGCCTGGCCCGCCAGCTGCTGCGCGATGCCGGCGGACACGCATTGCTAATTGCCAAGATCGAAAGAGCAGAAGCGATTCCCGCGTTGCAGGAAATTCTAGAGGCGTGTGACGGTATCATGGTTGCGCGCGGAGATCTTGCAGTTGAAGTCGGCGATGCAGCGGTTCCTGCGTTGCAAAAACGCATGATTCGCGTCGCACGCGGTATGAACAAGCTCACCATTATCGCGACACAAATGATGGAATCAATGATAGAGAGCCCGATACCCACCCGCGCCGAGGTATCGGACGTGGCGAATGCGGTACTGGAGGGCACCGACGCAGTCATGCTGTCTGCGGAAACGGCCAGCGGCAAGTTTCCGGTGGAATCGGTCGAAGCAATGAACCGTGTCTGCGTTGAAGCTGAAAAATCCGATGAAGTGGCGCTGGACCGCGATTTTTTGGATCGTGTCTTTACCCGTATCGACCAGTCAATTGCAATGGCCGCGCTGTTTACTGCGTATCATCTGAAAATCAAGGCAATCGCCGCACTCACGCAGTCGGGCTCTACGGCATTATGGATATCGAGGCTGAATTGCGGTGTGCCGATTTATGCGCTCACGACTGAAACTGCAACGCGCCACCGCGTCTGCCTGTTTCGCGATACCTACCCGCTGATGTTGAAATACACCGGTCAGGACAGGCAGCAATTGCTGCTTGAAGTCGAGAAAGAGCTGCTGGCAAACAAGGTGGTGCGGGAGGGCGATCTAATCGTGCTGACGATCGGAGAACCTATTGGCAAGTCCGGGGGTACTAATACGATGAAGATCCTAAAAATAGGGCAGCATCAAAATGCGTGA
- a CDS encoding phosphoglycerate kinase produces MSILRMTDLDLAGKRVLIREDFNVPLNNGEVADDTRIRASLPTVERALKARAKVMLMSHLGRPEEGTYDERRSLKPVARRLSQLLGREVTVVSDWLDGAEVAAGNAVLFENVRFNKGEKEDSDELAQRMAKLCDIYVMDAFAVAHRAEASTHGVAKFAKVACSGPLLAAELDALGKALHNPKRPLVAIVGGAKVSTKLPALNSLCKIVDQLIVGGSIANTFMLAAGHAIGKSLAEAKLTGEALEIIQAVRGKGGEVLIPHDVICAKEFSVTAKATLKDIKEIAADDLIMDVGPKTRETIVRIVEKAGTIVWNGPLGVYEFEQFSAGTLALANAIADSRAFSLAGGGETLAALAKFGLTDKISYISTGGGAFLEFMEGKKLPAVEILEQRARQ; encoded by the coding sequence ATGTCTATCCTGAGGATGACCGATCTTGATCTTGCGGGCAAGCGCGTGCTGATACGCGAGGACTTCAATGTGCCGTTGAACAACGGCGAGGTGGCGGATGATACGCGCATCCGCGCCTCATTGCCGACCGTAGAACGTGCGCTCAAAGCGCGCGCCAAAGTCATGCTGATGTCGCATCTGGGGAGGCCAGAAGAAGGAACGTACGATGAACGCCGCTCCCTGAAACCGGTGGCGCGGCGCCTTTCCCAATTATTGGGTCGTGAAGTGACAGTGGTTAGTGACTGGTTAGACGGAGCGGAAGTTGCGGCAGGCAATGCGGTTTTATTTGAGAACGTGCGCTTTAACAAGGGGGAAAAAGAAGACAGCGATGAGCTTGCGCAAAGAATGGCGAAATTATGCGATATTTATGTCATGGACGCTTTTGCCGTAGCGCATCGCGCCGAAGCGTCCACTCATGGAGTTGCGAAATTTGCCAAAGTCGCCTGTAGCGGTCCCTTGCTTGCCGCCGAACTGGATGCGCTTGGAAAAGCGCTGCACAACCCTAAGCGACCATTAGTTGCCATCGTCGGAGGCGCTAAAGTCTCCACTAAGCTCCCCGCGCTGAATTCGCTGTGTAAAATTGTAGACCAATTGATCGTGGGGGGCAGTATCGCGAATACGTTTATGCTCGCCGCAGGTCACGCGATCGGCAAATCCCTCGCAGAGGCGAAATTGACCGGGGAGGCGCTGGAGATTATTCAGGCGGTGCGTGGCAAAGGTGGCGAGGTGCTAATTCCGCACGACGTAATATGCGCCAAGGAATTTTCGGTTACTGCCAAAGCCACGTTGAAGGACATCAAAGAGATTGCCGCGGATGACCTGATCATGGATGTCGGGCCTAAAACCCGCGAAACGATTGTTCGCATAGTGGAGAAGGCCGGTACCATCGTTTGGAACGGGCCGCTCGGTGTGTACGAATTCGAGCAGTTCAGCGCGGGCACCCTGGCGTTGGCTAACGCCATTGCCGATTCCAGGGCATTTTCCCTCGCGGGCGGCGGCGAGACGCTTGCAGCGCTGGCCAAATTCGGACTTACAGACAAAATATCCTATATTTCGACCGGTGGCGGCGCGTTTCTTGAGTTTATGGAGGGCAAGAAACTGCCGGCTGTGGAAATTCTTGAACAACGTGCAAGGCAGTGA